A portion of the Sabethes cyaneus chromosome 3, idSabCyanKW18_F2, whole genome shotgun sequence genome contains these proteins:
- the LOC128741229 gene encoding T-complex protein 1 subunit zeta gives MASISLLNPKAEFARAAQALAVNIGAAKGIQDVMRTNLGPKGTMKMLVSGAGDIKITKDGNVLLHEMQIQHPTASLIARASTAQDDMTGDGTTSTVLIIGELLKQADMYIADGLHPRILAEGFDQARAQALQILDEMACPIEVNRESLLNIARTSLRTKVHPQLADLLTEVCVDAILAIRTEGKPVDLHMVELMEMQHKSATDTQLVKGIVMDHGSRHPDMPKRLENAYILTCNVSMEYEKSEVNSGFFYKTAEEREKFVLAEREFIEERVKKVIELKRKVCQGTDKSFVVINQKGIDPMSLDMLAKEGIMALRRAKRRNMERLALACGGVALNSFDNMDETNLGYAGVVYEHVLGENKYTFVEDCKNPQSVTILMKGPNKYTLTQIKDAVRDGLRSIHNAVEDRKLVPGAGALEVRVHNKLKEHAKDVKGKTRLAIQAYADALLVIPKVLAVNSGYDAQDTIVRLQEESRLDGDPIGLDLSTGEPMKPVDMGVFDNYIVKKQILNSCTVIASNLLLVDEIMRAGMSSLKG, from the exons ATGGCTTCAATCAGTCTGTTAAACCCGAAAGCGGAATTTGCCCGTGCCGCACAGGCACTGGCCGTTAACATCGGCGCAGCCAAAGGCATCCAGGATGTGATGCGAACAAATCTCGGTCCAAAGGGAACGATGAAAAT gttGGTCTCCGGTGCCGGTGACATCAAGATCACGAAGGATGGAAACGTGCTGCTGCATGAAATGCAGATTCAGCACCCGACGGCATCGCTGATTGCACGGGCCAGTACTGCGCAGGATGATATGACCGGCGATGGAACTACGTCGACGGTATTGATTATCGGAGAGTTACTCAAACAGGCGGATATGTACATCGCTGACGGGCTGCATCCACGAATCTTAGCCGAGGGATTCGATCAAGCACGAGCACAGGCTCTGCAAATTTTAGACGAGATGGCCTGTCCGATTGAGGTGAACAGGGAAAGCTTGCTCAACATTGCTCGCACCTCACTGAGGACCAAGGTTCACCCACAGCTGGCTGATCTGTTGACGGAAGTCTGTGTTGATGCTATCTTGGCTATTCGAACGGAGGGAAAGCCAGTGGATTTACATATGGTCGAGTTGATGGAGATGCAGCATAAATCGGCCACCGATACGCAGCTGGTTAAGGGAATCGTAATGGATCATGGCTCCCGTCATCCGGATATGCCAAAACGCTTAGAAAATGCCTACATTCTGACATGCAATGTCTCAATGGAATATGAAAAGAGTGAGGTCAACTCAGGGTTTTTCTACAAGACGGCTGAAGAGCGTGAGAAGTTTGTCCTTGCGGAGCGGGAGTTTATTGAAGAACGTGTCAAGAAGGTCATCGAGCTTAAGCGCAAGGTTTGCCAAGGAACTGATAAGAGCTTTGTTGTAATTAATCAGAAAGGTATCGATCCGATGTCGTTGGATATGTTAGCCAAGGAAGGGATTATGGCTTTGCGACGAGCTAAGCGTCGCAACATGGAACGGTTGGCGTTGGCCTGCGGTGGCGTGGCCCTTAACTCCTTCGACAACATGGATGAGACCAACCTTGGATATGCTGGAGTGGTCTATGAACACGTTCTTGGAGAGAATAAGTATACTTTTGTGGAGGACTGCAAGAATCCGCAATCGGTGACGATTCTTATGAAGGGACCCAACAAATACACGTTGACACAAATCAAGGACGCTGTTCGTGATGGACTTCGCTCCATTCACAACGCAGTGGAAGATCGTAAGCTGGTGCCGGGAGCTGGAGCTTTGGAAGTTCGAGTTCATAATAAACTGAAGGAACACGCGAAAGATGTGAAAGGAAAAACTCGTCTAGCCATCCAGGCGTACGCTGATGCTCTGCTCGTCATTCCGAAGGTTCTGGCCGTAAACAGCGGCTACGACGCGCAGGATACCATTGTTCGGCTGCAGGAGGAAAGTCGCCTGGACGGAGATCCTATTGGGCTAGATCTGTCTACCGGAGAGCCGATGAAACCGGTAGATATGGGCGTGTTCGATAACTACATCGTCAAGAAGCAAATCCTCAATTCGTGCACCGTCATAGCCAGCAATCTACTGCTGGTGGATGAGATTATGCGTGCCGGAATGAGCAGCCTCAAGGGATAA
- the LOC128739478 gene encoding uncharacterized protein LOC128739478 codes for MKPVWYFDYFDSVDTVKEAIDRAKQVRYIHQRGGFEIRNWVSNSPKVLQSLGEQKSALFVHFTQDKMTMKERVLGITWNQDEEIGSDCWDMWKRWTGLLSDVESVRIPRCYLGDSLSSIVESIELHVFTDASEHAYGCVAYLRVVVEGVVRCSLVMCRSKVAPLKRQSVPRLELMAAVLGARLSETILTTHTLKIDRIGGILELTRATDWRWISTKLNIADVLTKLSRNPILQSVSEWFTSPSFLHQSEDQWPSTDTQIGDTTEKARGLVLFHEVINDERCSRWITLLRGTAYALRFISNCIRKKNDELPVLTTNLTLKPEQQPERLARSSSIYKLTPVLVQDGILRMGGRMETSTGIPFDKRLPIIFPRKHGLTGKLIQVYHEKFGHANRETVVNELRQRFWIPSIRSNFPSNATVHLVQSASLSSSSSADESASDPAGNIIALAI; via the exons atgaaacctgtTTGGTACTTCGATTATTTCGACAGCGTCGACACTGTTAAAGAAGCCATAGATCGAGCAAAGCAGGTGCGGTATATTCACCAGCGAGGTGGGTTCGAGATACGGAACTGGGTTTCCAATTCCCCCAAAGTGCTGCAGAGTCTGGGTGAGCAAAAGTCAGCTCTGTTTGTGCACTTCACCCAGGATAAAATGACGATGAAGGAACGCGTGCTGGGAATTACGTGGAACCAG GACGAAGAGATCGGCAGCGACTGCTGGGATATGTGGAAGCGTTGGACAGGTCTGTTGTCGGACGTAGAAAGCGTTCGTATCCCCCGTTGCTATCTCGGCGATTCTCTTTCCTCCATTGTCGAATCAATCGAGCTGCATGTCTTCACCGATGCCAGCGAACATGCGTACGGATGTGTTGCGTATTTGCGTGTAGTAGTTGAGGGAGTAGTGCGATGCAGTCTGGTCATGTGTCGGTCCAAAGTAGCCCCGCTGAAACGCCAGTCGGTTCCCCGGCTGGAGCTGATGGCCGCCGTCCTAGGTGCGCGGTTGAGCGAAACCATCCTGACAACGCACACACTCAAAATCGACAG GATCGGAGGAATCCTGGAACTGACACGAGCGACGGATTGGCGGTGGATTTCAACGAAGCTCAACATTGCCGACGTCCTGACCAAATTGAGTCGGAATCCGATACTACAGAGCGTCAGTGAGTGGTTCACCAGTCCATCATTCCTGCACCAGTCCGAAGATCAATGGCCATCTACCGATACGCAGATTGGTGACACCACCGAGAAAGCAAGGGGGTTGGTGCTGTTTCACGAAGTGATCAACGACGAAAGATGTTCCCGATGGATTACCTTGCTGCGGGGAACAGCATATGCATTGCGATTTATAAGCAACTGCATTCGCAAAAAGAATG ACGAGCTGCCTGTGTTGACGACAAACTTGACACTGAAGCCAGAGCAGCAACCCGAAAGGTTAGCGAGATCCAGCAGCATCTATAAGTTAACACCGGTCCTAGTTCAGGACGGAATTCTACGGATGGGCGGCCGAATGGAGACGTCGACCGGCATACCGTTCGATAAGAGACTTCCCATCATCTTCCCTCGAAAGCATGGGCTGACGGGAAAGCTAATTCAAGTTTACCACGAGAAATTTGGACATGCCAATCGGGAGACCGTGGTGAATGAGCTTCGCCAGCGGTTCTGGATCCCGAGCATCCGAAGTAATTTTCCAAGTAACGCGACAGTGCATTTGGTGCAAAGTGCATCGCTGTCTTCCAGTAGCTCCGCGGATGAGTCCGCTTCCGATCCAGCGGGTAACATCATAGCTTTGGCCATTTAG